In one Alosa alosa isolate M-15738 ecotype Scorff River chromosome 14, AALO_Geno_1.1, whole genome shotgun sequence genomic region, the following are encoded:
- the LOC125307507 gene encoding interferon-induced transmembrane protein 5-like has translation MDNATYCYSTDYTPLTTTKSTRKMAHSTTINMGTSEKVPKDYLIWSLCNTLYVNFCCLGFLALVYSVKARDQKTLGNLREARECSEKAKWYNILASGWNLLVPLVLLAVLVLLLLYMRSNEGALPFFGEHGLQSFFSHFQ, from the exons ATGGATAATGCGACTTATTGCTACTCCACCGACTACACCCCACTAACTACTACTAAATCCACTCGCAAAATGGCGCATTCCACTACCATAAATATGGGAACCTCAGAAAAGGTCCCCAAGGACTACTTGATTTGGTCCCTTTGCAACACTCTGTATGTCAACTTCTGTTGCCTTGGATTCCTGGCTCTCGTCTATTCAGTAAAG GCTAGGGACCAGAAGACCCTGGGAAACTTAAGAGAGGCCCGGGAGTGCTCCGAAAAGGCCAAGTGGTATAACATTCTGGCATCCGGATGGAACCTGTTGGTGCCACTAGTGCTATTGGCCGTACTGGTGCTTCTGCTACTTTACATGAGAAGCAATGAAGGAGCTCTTCCATTCTTTGGAGAGCATGGCTTGCAGAGCtttttcagtcattttcagTAG